A DNA window from Trypanosoma brucei brucei TREU927 chromosome 10, whole genome shotgun sequence contains the following coding sequences:
- a CDS encoding transcription initiation factor TFIID-like protein (potential TATA-box binding protein), translated as MDNDFTGNFDMDENDFFIDEDEGDMDFLQRAAGASGVYVDAAPKVVMENNEQMKGECSDRVAEVNIQELFPNADPATVPLVVGIIAQAKLGVGVDLRALSCATRNVEFTPRVRCPAATLRLHEPNAVVQVRTSGLLGIIGSTSVGEARQATELAARIIRKALNLNFSSVQFRVRSLMARFDLCHPIRLDELAKHEGVFCSYEPDRFSGCIVRLSGSSRGNQWQVCCTVFVTGKVIVLGARSREELLDAFYTVLPIIAQYAKR; from the coding sequence aTGGACAATGACTTCACTGGAAACTTTGACATGGACGAGAATGACTTCTTCATAGATGAAGATGAGGGTGATATGGACTTCCTGCAGCGTGCAGCCGGCGCGTCAGGCGTATACGTAGACGCTGCACCGAAGGTGGTGATGGAGAATAATGAACAAATGAAAGGGGAATGTAGTGATCGAGTAGCGGAGGTAAACATACAGGAGCTATTTCCGAATGCGGATCCAGCCACTGTGCCACTAGTTGTAGGTATCATTGCCCAAGCGAAACTCGGTGTGGGCGTGGACCTACGGGCCTTGAGTTGTGCGACGAGAAATGTCGAGTTCACCCCGCGTGTCCGCTGCCCTGCAGCCACACTTCGACTTCACGAACCGAACGCTGTCGTTCAGGTCCGCACCTCTGGTCTTCTTGGCATCATCGGGTCCACCAGTGTTGGTGAGGCAAGGCAAGCAACGGAGCTTGCCGCCCGTATCATCCGCAAGGCGCTCAATCTCAACTTCTCCAGCGTCCAGTTTCGTGTCCGTTCCCTGATGGCACGCTTTGACCTCTGCCATCCTATACGACTAGACGAGCTGGCCAAGCATGAAGGAGTGTTCTGCAGCTATGAGCCAGACAGGTTTAGTGGGTGTATCGTGCGGCTTTCTGGAAGCTCGCGGGGTAATCAGTGGCAGGTTTGTTGCACTGTGTTTGTGACAGGAAAGGTGATTGTGCTTGGAGCGCGGAGCAGAGAGGAGTTGTTAGATGCCTTTTACACTGTTTTGCCTATCATTGCACAGTACGCAAAGAGGTAA
- a CDS encoding class 3 lipase, putative (similar to Lipase precursor (EC 3.1.1.3) (Triacylglycerol lipase). (Swiss-Prot:P21811) (Rhizopus niveus;Rhizopus oryzae;)) translates to MCTCTCCNKAIQYCCCRTCSRCSKPLNRLPRGRHCKRCWRSVCSACTTRCRYVNMLGPPEVVCDGCAVPHSIAFLNERKRGTPLWGLYVLWGATDAPAVCVTPSCGTYAYTTLCRACGLPTVSSRAHVTRSVHDTRKPSPQVTDELRFLDVREYHDREAVVNGYSSADVEETFRSCFPRGEDVAAFPHIGSACEVRNLLMSLVAAGLAYEYNRAPSLTLSLSDFPFACLLKLVRYNRRYTVLEAPGKVKFISFPGTHNPETVAVSLRLSHVKRQRWFFHKEGEAGASACASSTDVIGDCNSRPGLHQQVGGLPLHYRVHAGFIREAENLVPQMEEFVGEAIHHGYRLVFSGHSLGGAVATLVALQLLQTHPDLARDRVRCFTFGAPLVGDRQLTELVQRFGLTPNFHHIVHQLDIVPRLLCTYEWLRGCVDELAGRATLLFSSVKSWVGRFSSGEVDEGGHSEEADTIESRIRNGEGAVNAESPVEVEDGDEPHSSASGPRYACFGNYHFLSDDGTKFFSTDNPEAAYQTLRGSGNEKAAVRSHRVFAYNRAIFLRVYTNGRST, encoded by the coding sequence ATGTGTACGTGCACCTGCTGTAACAAAGCAATACAATACTGCTGTTGTCGCACCTGTTCCCGCTGCTCAAAACCCCTCAACCGGCTACCACGAGGCCGTCATTGTAAAAGGTGTTGGCGTAGCGTGTGCTCAGCTTGCACGACTCGGTGCCGGTACGTCAATATGCTGGGGCCGCCTGAGGTAGTGTGTGATGGCTGCGCTGTCCCGCACAGCATTGCATTCCTCaacgagagaaagagaggcaCCCCGTTGTGGGGGCTCTATGTCCTCTGGGGCGCAACGGATGCACCGGCGGTATGCGTTACGCCGTCATGTGGCACCTACGCTTATACGACCTTGTGCCGTGCCTGCGGCCTACCCACCGTTTCCTCCAGGGCCCATGTAACCCGTAGCGTCCACGACACTCGGAAACCTTCTCCCCAAGTGACGGACGAATTAAGGTTCCTCGATGTGAGAGAATACCATGATCGTGAGGCTGTCGTCAATGGGTACAGTAGCGCTGATGTAGAAGAGACCTTTCGCTCATGCTTTCCCCGTGGGGAAGACGTTGCCGCTTTCCCCCATATTGGTAGCGCTTGTGAGGTACGGAACTTGTTGATGTCGCTGGTGGCTGCCGGCTTGGCTTACGAATACAACCGCGCGCCGAGTTtgactctctctctctccgaTTTTCCGTTTGCCTGTTTGCTGAAGTTGGTCCGCTATAACCGTCGCTACACCGTTCTAGAAGCACCCGGGAAAGTTAAGTTCATCTCATTCCCGGGGACACATAATCCCGAAACAGTGGCCGTGAGTTTGCGTCTTTCTCACGTTAAGAGGCAACGGTGGTTTTTCCACAAGGAAGGCGAGGCAGGAGCCAGCGCCTGCGCATCCTCCACTGACGTAATTGGTGACTGTAATTCCCGACCAGGTCTCCACCAACAAGTTGGCGGGTTACCCCTCCACTACCGCGTCCACGCCGGCTTCATTCGCGAGGCAGAAAACCTGGTCCCACAGATGGAAGAATTTGTTGGGGAGGCCATTCACCACGGATACAGACTTGTGTTTTCGGGGCACTCCCTAGGCGGCGCAGTCGCCACCCTGGTGGCATTACAATTGCTGCAAACCCATCCCGATCTCGCAAGGGACAGAGTCAGGTGCTTCACGTTTGGAGCCCCACTAGTTGGCGACCGTCAATTGACTGAGTTGGTGCAAAGGTTTGGTCTGACGCCTAATTTTCACCACATTGTACATCAATTAGATATTGTTCCCCGACTATTATGCACGTATGAATGGTTGCGCGGCTGTGTAGACGAGCTGGCGGGAAGGGCCACCTTGCTTTTTAGCTCAGTGAAAAGTTGGGTGGGACGGTTCTCTAGCGGTGAGGTCGATGAAGGCGGACATAGCGAAGAGGCGGACACGATCGAGAGCCGAATCAGGAATGGTGAAGGCGCAGTGAATGCGGAGAGCCCAGTTGAAGTAGAAGACGGTGATGAGCCGCATAGTTCAGCGAGTGGACCAAGGTATGCATGTTTTGGGAATTACCACTTCCTCAGCGACGACGGTACTAAGTTTTTCTCGACAGATAATCCCGAAGCGGCCTATCAAACGCTCAGAGGCAGTGGCAATGAAAAAGCGGCAGTGAGGAGTCACCGTGTCTTCGCGTACAACAGGGCCATATTCCTTCGTGTGTACACCAACGGACGATCCACCTAG
- a CDS encoding receptor-type adenylate cyclase GRESAG 4, putative, translating to MCVGTRAAGFGGSAADTSIVVGPARRRSYCGRALVGAAPLPVLLLLLLSVMCVKADIEIEVFSLLHHQKIEKRFVEAVNAGFNASMTSRRWKTAPSVHIKVMHPFTPSASPVSGFQQAVERNRGKLFVVVGPLGDFGTVSSLITLLAEQDVVAFAPLTGSSGGRGWNPNLYFTRASPSAELLALIRYALGRLRTIRLGFMYLHNVFFGVEEYDVAQRILRRMGYGFCGVFTLSSSLTGVASTRHFDSAWNTFVESRPQAVIVFAPPVGDTARFIRNLVADSRTRSAYVLVPSMLQFAIENMWREALAFADSPFVDGQVVVTGTNPLARDTQYHAIRRFQRDVRSYLKSNPGVTVFNASSNFDHDDIDGQLLVYGWITGEVLAQALSVPERLTDRKTFMQSLYDQRRYVIDDLVIGDYGGECAGWAAGQGAMCWCNQGGNTVHVRVISRGYRLLDAPDGIMMFDSSHCYPSEVEMQAPFNGVSVLIPDRPTALHAAVEMEEGASLLEVREHNQDSRLFFDTIVSPFSGAAEELQREWSTKITTAVLGVVDEAMLKTPGVAFIDPVPLAPRLNKMERNVIHLSPTLEQQFYVCTSYLSRNDKKRLHIVIRSIDAAAIEDVLKKTLATFSVEPQSVVVLDGNATVEGHLPDSGDVYVIGLTAADPVVIAAHLNSHDSARVFVPFFDVVLLHEEFFNAFEGVSSADRVLFATNLPHWADEITASEVVQKFYTAERNASRRTPLSLLGFATAYFMRVIISPMKAMNATALVDSIFAQSVVNVGEMRYGPFADDGCFLKGVPRLTGCAVNYGATQISVWSMARALNASIPPLTNPMTPSMRYLDPDAGKLSRGQLAGVIASSILVALLLVALTTVLLHVSRHNTRDNNSAPKEPTEPVTIVFTDIESSTAQWAAHPDVMADAVAAHHKLIRALISQYECYEVKTVGDSFMIASRSAFMAVQLVRDLQRAFLRHDWGASVFDEYYRSLEQDRASESEGYVPPTARLDPDVYRKLWNGLRVRVGVHTGLCDIRHDEVTKGYDYYGHTSNMAARTESAANGGQILLTRATYLSLSTAEREQLDVTALGAVPLRGVPDPVEMYQVDAVVGRSFAALRLDGEVDLVAESELAVCHASDTSSATTALDESSQIITSCFETLLGAFTPSKRRDLLLPICERWRVTLPQKTKSVWDDNDCQEVMRRIATKVGRVVDFHVVDDGGCSTETVSSASVIIISNHVEDFTAHQT from the coding sequence ATGTGCGTTGGCACCCGTGCTGCTGGTTTTGGCGGCAGTGCCGCAGACACATCCATCGTAGTCGGTCCAGCACGGAGGAGATCCTACTGCGGCCGCGCCCTTGTTGGAGCGGCGCCGTTGCCAGTCTTACTGCTTCTGTTGCTGTCGGTAATGTGTGTGAAAGCCGATATAGAGATCGAGGTTTTCTCTCTATTGCACCATCAGAAGATAGAGAAAAGGTTCGTTGAAGCGGTTAACGCTGGCTTCAACGCTTCCATGACCTCGCGCCGGTGGAAGACGGCACCCAGTGTGCACATCAAAGTCATGCATCCATTTACGCCCAGCGCGTCACCTGTTAGTGGCTTCCAACAGGCTGTGGAACGCAACAGGGGCAAACTCTTCGTTGTAGTTGGACCCCTGGGCGATTTCGGCACCGTCTCGTCGCTCATTACACTACTGGCAGAACAGGATGTGGTCGCCTTCGCGCCCCTAACTGGATCAAGTGGGGGTCGTGGGTGGAACCCTAATCTATACTTCACGCGTGCTTCTCCATCCGCAGAGCTACTGGCGCTCATCCGATACGCGTTGGGCCGGCTACGTACAATTCGATTGGGTTTCATGTACCTTCACAATGTCTTCTTCGGGGTGGAGGAATATGACGTCGCCCAGCGCATATTGCGTCGCATGGGTTATGGATTTTGCGGTGTTTTCACTTTAAGTAGCTCACTGACCGGGGTTGCGAGCACCAGACACTTCGATTCCGCTTGGAATACGTTTGTGGAAAGTCGTCCACAGGCTGTGATTGTGTTCGCTCCCCCCGTGGGGGATACGGCAAGGTTCATACGAAACCTGGTTGCTGACAGTCGCACGAGAAGTGCGTACGTGCTTGTTCCGTCGATGCTCCAGTTTGCCATTGAGAACATGTGGCGCGAGGCGCTGGCCTTTGCCGATAGCCCATTTGTGGATGGGCAAGTTGTGGTAACGGGAACCAACCCACTTGCAAGGGACACACAGTATCACGCTATCCGACGGTTTCAGAGAGACGTGAGGTCGTATCTAAAATCGAACCCGGGTGTAACGGTCTTCAATGCCTCGAGCAATTTCGATCACGATGACATAGATGGGCAGTTGTTGGTTTATGGATGGATCACTGGTGAGGTGTTAGCTCAGGCGTTGAGCGTGCCCGAGCGTCTGACTGACAGAAAAACATTTATGCAATCGTTGTATGACCAGCGGCGATACGTAATTGATGACCTTGTGATTGGAGACTATGGTGGTGAGTGCGCTGGTTGGGCAGCCGGTCAGGGAGCAATGTGCTGGTGCAACCAGGGGGGGAACACGGTGCACGTAAGGGTGATCAGTAGAGGCTACCGGCTGCTGGATGCACCCGATGGAATTATGATGTTTGACTCTTCTCACTGCTACCCTAGCGAGGTCGAAATGCAGGCTCCGTTCAATGGTGTGTCTGTTCTGATACCGGATAGACCAACCGCATTGCATGCTGCTGTAGAAATGGAAGAGGGCGCCTCTCTACTCGAAGTGAGGGAGCACAACCAAGACAGCAGGCTGTTTTTCGACACCATCGTCTCGCCTTTCAGCGGAGCCGCCGAGGAGTTGCAGCGGGAGTGGTCCACGAAGATCACCACGGCTGTGCTGGGTGTTGTGGATGAAGCAATGCTAAAAACACCCGGTGTCGCGTTCATTGACCCGGTGCCGCTCGCGCCGCGACTgaacaaaatggaaaggaatgTTATTCATCTCTCGCCAACCCTGGAACAGCAATTTTATGTGTGCACGTCGTATCTTTCGAGGAACGACAAAAAACGTCTGCATATCGTTATCCGCAGTATCGATGCGGCCGCAATCGAGGATGTTCTGAAGAAAACCCTTGCGACGTTCAGTGTGGAACCGCAGTCAGTGGTAGTGCTGGACGGCAACGCCACGGTAGAGGGCCACCTGCCTGACAGTGGGGATGTTTACGTCATCGGCCTCACGGCAGCTGATCCCGTAGTGATTGCGGCCCATCTCAATAGTCATGATAGTGCTCGTGTGTTCGTTCCATTTTTCGATGTAGTACTGCTTCATGAAGAATTTTTTAACGCGTTCGAAGGCGTCTCGAGTGCTGATCGCGTCCTCTTCGCCACTAACCTACCACATTGGGCGGACGAGATCACAGCGTCAGAGGTTGTACAGAAATTCTACACAGCGGAAAGAAATGCATCACGGCGAACGCCGCTCTCGCTTCTAGGATTTGCCACAGCGTATTTCATGCGGGTTATTATTTCCCCGATGAAGGCTATGAACGCAACTGCGCTTGTTGACTCCATTTTTGCTCAATCTGTAGTCAACGTCGGTGAGATGCGCTACGGCCCCTTCGCCGATGACGGTTGTTTTCTGAAAGGAGTGCCGCGTTTGACAGGTTGTGCCGTTAACTATGGCGCAACGCAGATATCCGTGTGGTCTATGGCCCGTGCCCTCAACGCCTCCATTCCTCCACTTACAAATCCCATGACACCGTCAATGAGGTACTTGGACCCGGACGCCGGTAAACTTTCACGGGGACAACTTGCTGGCGTAATCGCCAGTTCCATTCTCGTCGCACTGCTTCTTGTGGCTCTGACTACGGTGCTGCTGCATGTCTCGCGACACAACACCCGTGATAACAACAGCGCGCCAAAGGAGCCCACAGAGCCTGTGACAATTGTTTTCACAGATATTGAAAGCAGCACGGCACAGTGGGCTGCCCACCCCGATGTCATGGCTGATGCTGTCGCCGCACACCACAAGTTGATCCGCGCGCTGATCTCCCAGTACGAGTGTTACGAGGTGAAGACCGTTGGGGACTCGTTCATGATCGCGAGCCGAAGTGCGTTTATGGCGGTGCAACTTGTGCGGGATCTGCAGAGGGCGTTCCTTCGCCACGACTGGGGCGCGTCCGTGTTTGACGAGTATTATCGCAGTCTTGAGCAGGACCGTGCGTCAGAAAGTGAGGGATACGTGCCGCCAACCGCACGCCTGGACCCCGACGTGTACCGAAAGTTGTGGAATGGCCTCCGAGTGCGAGTTGGTGTGCACACCGGATTGTGTGACATTCGCCACGATGAGGTGACAAAGGGTTACGACTACTATGGTCATACGTCGAACATGGCTGCCCGCACAGAGAGCGCTGCGAATGGTGGACAGATATTGCTGACACGTGCAACATACCTTTCGCTAAGCACAGCAGAGCGTGAGCAACTTGACGTCACTGCGCTGGGCGCCGTCCCACTGCGTGGCGTTCCCGATCCGGTCGAAATGTACCAAGTTGATGCTGTGGTCGGTCGGTCCTTCGCTGCACTGCGCCTCGACGGGGAAGTCGATCTGGTCGCTGAAAGTGAATTAGCTGTTTGCCACGCCAGTGACACCAGTTCAGCTACTACTGCCCTGGATGAATCATCGCAGATCATCACCAGCTGCTTTGAGACGCTGCTTGGCGCATTCACTCCTTCCAAGCGGCGAGACCTGCTGTTGCCTATCTGCGAGCGTTGGCGTGTGACGTTGCCACAGAAAACCAAGTCCGTGTGGGATGATAACGACTGTCAGGAGGTTATGCGGCGTATAGCAACAAAAGTGGGCCGTGTGGTGGACTTCCATGTTGTGGATGACGGCGGTTGCTCGACGGAAACAGTAAGCAGTGCATCGGTGATTATTATATCTAATCATGTGGAGGATTTCACCGCGCATCAAACTTAG
- a CDS encoding mitogen-activated protein kinase, putative (curated by M. Parsons, P. Ward, J. Mottram), whose protein sequence is MDIPQELACPTEDRRLYVVRGQTFEVGRSHKLVKFIGSGSYGSVCSAVDEDSGERVAIKRIQRVFSDLKEGKRILREMDILTSLHHTNLVRLRQFIRPVRKDDFSDIYIVMDLYDTDLHRIIRSRQSLTNEHYQYLMIQAFRGLFYLHTAKVIHRDLKPSNLLVNADCTLAICDFGLARDDQCTQTSALTEYVVTRWYRPPEVLGMGSHRYTNAVDVWSLGLIFAELMVGKTLLPGSDYIHQLIMIVHLLGTPASEDMEFLSEEAKNFLLAQPFQEARPFTELFPAATPEAADLLSKLLVFHPDKRLTAKEVIEHAYFAKFRNPAAETGAKEPYVWRHNEGLTLEGLREEMWRIILAHSPGPKGD, encoded by the coding sequence ATGGACATACCACAAGAACTGGCTTGTCCTACGGAAGATCGACGTTTATACGTTGTCCGGGGGCAAACATTTGAAGTTGGCCGTTCTCATAAACTCGTGAAATTTATTGGATCCGGGTCGTACGGGTCTGTGTGCTCGGCTGTTGATGAAGATAGCGGCGAACGTGTCGCTATCAAAAGAATACAACGCGTATTCTCAGACTTAAAGGAAGGCAAGCGTATATTGAGGGAAATGGATATTCTTACATCGCTACATCACACCAACCTCGTACGCCTAAGGCAGTTTATTCGCCCAGTACGGAAAGACGATTTTTCTGATATATACATAGTGATGGACCTTTACGACACGGATCTTCACCGGATCATCCGAAGTCGACAAAGTCTTACAAACGAACATTATCAGTACCTAATGATTCAGGCGTTTCGTGGGCTTTTCTACTTGCACACCGCAAAAGTTATACACCGTGACTTAAAACCAAGTAATTTATTAGTTAACGCTGATTGTACTCTGGCTATCTGTGACTTCGGGCTTGCTCGTGATGATCAATGTACGCAGACCTCTGCGCTCACCGAATATGTTGTAACTAGGTGGTATCGACCACCTGAAGTGTTAGGCATGGGATCCCATCGATATACAAACGCAGTGGATGTCTGGAGCCTAGGGCTCATCTTTGCTGAATTGATGGTTGGTAAGACGCTTTTGCCGGGCTCTGATTACATTCACCAATTGATAATGATTGTCCATCTCCTAGGGACCCCCGCTTCGGAGGATATGGAATTTCTTAGCGAGGAAGCAAAGAACTTTCTTCTTGCACAGCCTTTTCAGGAGGCTCGACCGTTTACAGAACTCTTTCCCGCTGCTACTCCTGAGGCGGCTGATCTACTTTCAAAGCTGCTAGTATTCCATCCTGACAAGCGGCTTACGGCAAAGGAGGTGATTGAACATGCGTATTTTGCTAAGTTTAGGAACCCTGCGGCGGAGACAGGTGCTAAAGAGCCGTATGTTTGGCGACACAATGAGGGACTCACACTTGAGGGCCTTCGTGAGGAAATGTGGCGTATTATTTTGGCACATTCTCCCGGTCCAAAGGGTGACTAG
- a CDS encoding oxidoreductase has translation MKHDFPKRPREPAPSDCCGSGCTRCVWDVYFDEMMKYEERMQNAVIKDEFADGDVKGGCDSSSDDSDGDGVSSNYVGSVVVKYIDIPNDEGRCVTAATSISTILGRFSDVVDVHTVSSSSRGNSGAHSPVGNQDIHVLDVVLGETDGFEKLKLPLLPLPGDVVEIFRPNDYSVGNCEQPGEVEKLCDRLGVSPNQWCELYRSPFVPTGHFPPWLPLQQPVQIRTLLAYFVDIGSCSYILRPTFLQTLFRVATSVKGVLPDSLTPESRDMLELLKVCGSSEVAPLIYKATVSGNATPCFPRLIDVLNVFSFVNFPLARLLEVSGPLRARKFSVANYTLSETADRQGGSCLGSVQLCLRGVDVAKTESAVEKECTSEPAHIFAGLLRGAALRRCTEGGNGGNHFTGHVSNPLCYFHSRQHALRLYVGTKLFGMSSFAKNLNRAITPVRLSTGLSPVPTMLPWVILVGAGTGIAPLMSAVNELVRRRADGSAVERCSTKCWVVYGARNFSELVYHEQLQEALRLGAISRYEVALSRSTAGEHPRYVTDVLESHAEFIRSELLERSGWMFACGPLSAMRSLRERMTAKILRAADDDESVSEQRIRYLEGTEHLVFDIWGSVGLFS, from the coding sequence ATGAAGCATGACTTTCCAAAGCGTCCACGGGAGCCTGCACCCAGCGATTGCTGTGGCAGCGGGTGTACAAGATGTGTATGGGATGTGTATTTCGACGAAATGATGAAATACGAAGAACGCATGCAAAACGCCGTAATTAAAGACGAGTTTGCAGATGGTGATGTTAAAGGGGGATGTGATAGTTCATCTGATGAtagtgatggtgatggtgttTCATCGAATTATGTGGGCTCTGTTGTGGTCAAGTATATTGACATTCCCAACGACGAAGGCCGCTGCGTAACGGCAGCGACCTCGATATCGACCATACTCGGTCGTTTTTCTGATGTTGTTGACGTTCATACAGTCTCGAGCAGCTCCCGTGGCAATTCCGGTGCTCACTCCCCCGTCGGGAACCAAGACATACATGTGCTTGATGTAGTTTTGGGTGAAACTGATGGATTCGAAAAGCTAAAATTACCATTGTTACCGTTACCGGGGGATGTTGTTGAGATTTTTCGCCCCAATGATTACAGTGTGGGAAATTGTGAACAACCCGGAGAGGTAGAAAAATTATGCGATCGCTTGGGTGTGTCTCCCAACCAGTGGTGTGAACTCTATCGGTCTCCGTTTGTGCCAACAGGCCACTTTCCCCCGTGGCTTCCGTTACAACAACCCGTTCAGATCCGTACCCTTTTGGCCTATTTTGTGGACATCGGGAGTTGCAGCTACATTTTGCGCCCAACGTTTCTCCAGACGCTATTCCGTGTCGCGACGTCCGTTAAGGGTGTTCTCCCAGATTCTTTGACACCTGAGAGTCGTGATATGCTGGAGTTGCTAAAGGTGTGTGGATCGAGTGAGGTGGCGCCACTGATATACAAGGCCACCGTAAGTGGAAATGCTACGCCATGTTTTCCACGACTGATTGACGTTTTAAATGTGTTCTCATTCGTAAATTTTCCGCTTGCGCGTTTGCTCGAGGTCAGTGGACCGTTGCGGGCGAGAAAGTTCAGCGTAGCTAACTACACACTAAGTGAAACCGCTGACAGACAAGGGGGATCGTGCCTGGGCTCTGTGCAACTCTGTTTGCGTGGTGTCGACGTTGCCAAAACTGAAAGCGCCGTTGAGAAGGAATGCACCAGTGAACCTGCTCACATCTTTGCGGGTCTGCTGCGTGGCGCCGCGTTACGGCGTTGTacggaaggaggaaatggtGGGAACCACTTCACTGGGCACGTCTCAAACCCGTTGTGTTACTTTCATTCTCGTCAACATGCGCTTCGTTTGTATGTTGGCACTAAGCTGTTTGGTATGTCCTCGTTTGCGAAGAACTTGAATAGGGCTATCACCCCTGTTCGTCTGTCCACAGGACTGTCTCCAGTCCCAACGATGTTGCCATGGGTGATACTTGTGGGTGCGGGTACTGGAATTGCGCCCTTGATGAGTGCAGTGAACGAACTCGTGCGTCGCCGTGCTGATGGTTCGGCCGTTGAGCGTTGCAGTACTAAATGCTGGGTGGTGTATGGCGCAAGAAACTTCTCGGAACTCGTGTACCATGAGCAGCTACAAGAGGCACTGAGGCTAGGTGCAATCTCCCGGTACGAAGTAGCCCTTTCACGATCGACTGCAGGTGAACACCCAAGATACGTCACGGATGTGCTGGAGTCGCATGCTGAGTTTATACGTTCTGAGCTTCTCGAAAGGAGCGGATGGATGTTTGCTTGTGGACCATTGAGTGCTATGCGGTCGCTGAGGGAACGAATGACCGCAAAAATTTTGCGCGCCGCGGACGACGACGAGAGTGTATCTGAACAACGCATTCGCTACTTGGAGGGCACAGAGCATCTTGTATTTGATATTTGGGGTTCGGTTGGCCTCTTCAGCTGA
- a CDS encoding eukaryotic translation initiation factor 4E (similar to Eukaryotic translation initiation factor 4E type 3 (eIF4E type 3)(eIF-4E type 3) (mRNA cap- binding protein type 3) (Eukaryotictranslation initiation factor 4E-like 3) (eIF4E-like protein 4E-LP). (Swiss- Prot:Q8BMB3) (Mus musculus;)), with product MQTLLRPRPGEPTLFGPPTNQCTQLWGVWEMWCVLPDGHEAATATPNVRGSGAKKGGMSKTKVKKATWLDQVRSIGLFDSAEGFWGIITCTLNPSQLPPGFNYYLFRRNIAPMWEHEANRRGGRWVMRFRVSQHDDSPATALDGAVAAAAEGQLPVDRAWEALCVAMIGEQLPGDETEICGAVVRRAERRRDWKLSLWTRTAADRCTQERIGFFVKDLLHLEDGSLQYFSHRELMQASEKGNWDVPPLYQL from the coding sequence ATGCAGACCTTACTGAGACCCCGCCCCGGAGAGCCCACTCTCTTTGGCCCACCCACCAATCAGTGCACTCAGCTATGGGGTGTCTGGGAAATGTGGTGCGTGTTGCCTGATGGCCACGAAGCAGCAACTGCTACACCAAATGTGCGTGGCAGCGGCGCGAAGAAGGGTGGTATGTCCAAGacgaaagtgaagaaggcgaCATGGCTTGACCAGGTGCGAAGCATCGGTCTATTCGACAGTGCTGAAGGGTTCTGGGGGATTATTACATGTACACTCAATCCTTCGCAGCTACCGCCCGGATTTAACTACTACCTCTTCCGGCGGAATATCGCCCCTATGTGGGAGCACGAAGCCAACCGCAGGGGTGGGCGCTGGGTAATGCGTTTCCGCGTCTCTCAACACGATGACAGCCCCGCTACCGCTCTCGACGGCGCTGTGGCTGCCGCAGCTGAGGGTCAACTCCCAGTGGATCGAGCATGGGAGGCGCTTTGTGTTGCAATGATTGGTGAGCAGCTCCCAGGCGATGAAACAGAGATTTGTGGAGCAGTGGTGCGGCGGGCAGAGCGTCGGCGAGACTGGAAGTTAAGCCTCTGGACCCGAACCGCCGCGGACCGCTGCACGCAGGAGCGCATCGGCTTTTTTGTGAAGGACCTGCTTCATTTGGAAGATGGTTCACTACAGTATTTCTCGCACCGCGAACTAATGCAAGCGAGTGAGAAGGGGAACTGGGATGTCCCACCCTTGTATCAATTGTGA